From a region of the Pontixanthobacter gangjinensis genome:
- a CDS encoding FkbM family methyltransferase produces the protein MSTRDKDSRLSRSLRSLYFSGGIAKALLAAPVALRRKYIDRVNAPAMKTAENAARRIGGDVVLDLPEFAGRFACSPKSHLFRRIILHDRYEPEVTALIRKHIDPQRDMIDVGANVGFFTMLGASLLRDGRVLAIEPSAEAFARLSQNITANGRDDRVIAFNGAATAGAGAGQAILHEIAGKEEYASMKPVSHPATKGDSVGQSQVQTSTIDLLSRQHSLSPGLIKIDVEGAEALVLEGAAQTLAQHRPVILCELARDLLSGFGSSPETIIAMIEELDYQIMDAADPARAPDTRMHGEILCMPR, from the coding sequence ATGAGCACGCGCGACAAGGATAGCAGGCTAAGCCGGAGCCTGCGTTCGCTCTATTTCTCCGGCGGAATTGCAAAGGCGCTGCTTGCCGCGCCGGTCGCGCTGCGGCGCAAATACATCGACCGCGTGAATGCACCAGCAATGAAAACAGCAGAAAATGCGGCAAGGCGGATTGGCGGGGATGTGGTGCTGGACCTGCCCGAATTTGCCGGTCGTTTTGCCTGTTCCCCAAAGTCGCATCTGTTCCGCAGGATCATCCTGCATGACCGTTACGAACCCGAAGTTACCGCGCTTATTCGCAAGCACATTGATCCGCAGCGCGATATGATTGATGTGGGCGCCAATGTCGGCTTCTTCACGATGCTCGGCGCCAGCCTGCTGAGGGACGGCCGGGTCTTGGCCATTGAGCCGTCAGCCGAGGCATTTGCCCGGCTTTCGCAAAATATCACTGCCAATGGACGCGATGATCGGGTGATCGCGTTCAACGGCGCAGCAACCGCTGGTGCTGGGGCTGGCCAGGCCATCCTGCACGAGATCGCCGGAAAAGAAGAATATGCCTCAATGAAACCGGTCTCTCATCCGGCAACCAAAGGCGATAGTGTGGGGCAGTCGCAAGTACAGACCAGCACGATTGACCTGTTGTCCCGCCAGCATAGCCTATCGCCCGGCTTGATTAAGATTGACGTTGAAGGTGCCGAAGCGCTCGTGCTGGAAGGCGCCGCGCAGACACTTGCACAGCACCGACCGGTCATTTTGTGCGAGCTGGCGAGAGATCTCCTGAGCGGCTTTGGCTCGTCACCCGAGACCATTATCGCGATGATCGAGGAGCTTGATTACCAGATCATGGATGCTGCCGACCCGGCACGCGCGCCCGATACGCGGATGCATGGGGAAATCCTGTGCATGCCGCGCTAA
- a CDS encoding GDP-L-fucose synthase family protein — protein MFELSGKRIFVAGHRGMVGSAVLRRLVAEECECLTADRSTLDLRDQAAVREWFNSNQPDAVILAAAKVGGIRANSDSPADFLHDNLAIQTNVIEGAYRSGVSKLLFLGSSCIYPKFAEQPITEDSLLTGPLEPTNEYYAIAKIAGIKLCQAYRRQHGCDFISAMPTNLYGTNDTYDLDNSHVLPALIRKAYEARQAGQNTLAVWGSGTPRREFLHADDLADALVFLLKNYSDEQHINVGSGIDLTIAELAKMVMQATGLEGNLELDTSQPDGTPRKLLDSTRIRGLGWSPRISLEHGIAQTVAEYAAGASKRK, from the coding sequence ATGTTCGAATTATCAGGAAAGCGTATTTTCGTTGCGGGCCATCGCGGAATGGTCGGCTCTGCTGTCTTGCGCCGCCTTGTGGCTGAGGAGTGCGAATGTTTGACTGCTGACCGCAGCACGCTTGATCTGCGCGATCAGGCCGCAGTCCGCGAGTGGTTCAATTCTAACCAGCCCGATGCAGTGATTTTGGCAGCCGCGAAAGTCGGCGGAATACGCGCAAATTCAGACTCACCAGCCGATTTCCTGCATGACAATCTGGCAATCCAGACAAACGTTATCGAGGGCGCATATCGCAGCGGCGTGTCAAAGCTGTTGTTTCTGGGATCATCCTGCATCTATCCCAAATTTGCCGAACAGCCGATTACGGAAGACAGCCTACTGACCGGCCCGCTGGAGCCGACCAATGAATATTACGCGATTGCCAAAATCGCCGGGATAAAACTGTGTCAGGCCTACCGCCGCCAGCATGGTTGCGACTTCATTTCGGCCATGCCGACCAATCTTTACGGCACCAATGACACTTACGATCTCGACAACAGTCACGTTCTGCCCGCACTGATCCGCAAGGCTTACGAGGCCAGGCAAGCGGGCCAGAATACTTTGGCTGTATGGGGCAGCGGCACACCACGCAGAGAATTTCTGCACGCCGACGATTTGGCCGATGCTCTGGTATTCTTGCTGAAGAACTATTCTGACGAACAGCACATCAACGTGGGCAGCGGAATCGATCTGACAATCGCAGAACTGGCGAAAATGGTAATGCAAGCGACCGGGTTGGAGGGAAATTTGGAACTGGATACAAGCCAGCCCGACGGCACTCCGCGCAAATTGCTCGATTCCACGCGGATCAGGGGTCTAGGCTGGTCGCCAAGGATTTCACTAGAACACGGTATCGCCCAAACGGTGGCGGAATATGCGGCGGGGGCAAGCAAGCGGAAATGA
- a CDS encoding O-antigen ligase family protein, giving the protein MTHTGTSRSNTRLVACAGLLIVALLAGGTSRPLNDLAVLLAALPLLYLTLATSAKWPLAWTAKLALGLFGVALLQLIPLPPSIWTALPGRELAAASLVASGNELGWRPIALDPGAAAIGLLTLVAPLVLHIAVTRLDGKSIKRLLALVAGFALLSAALGIVQRVSGGFSLYATEHAGTATGMFTNRNHHADLLIAGMLLTIALLPTRHFRQYKYIATMGVIFLLFAIISTTSRAGIALSLPAALAALLAIWRPAKKWWAGLVLAGILGSVAILFIPAFSDIFERFGIAPDDQRLTMARDSIAATRAMWPFGSGYGSFVPVYMAYEDLDLLETRYVVAAHNDYLQLALEGGVAGVITAVAALVALALLAWNLLQVRADRLAWAAWGVAAVLLAHSALDFPLRTGTLAMLLALCTAAAQKLPTELRNARRNGSYR; this is encoded by the coding sequence ATGACGCACACTGGCACCTCTCGCAGCAATACTCGGCTTGTGGCTTGCGCGGGTTTGCTAATTGTCGCGCTGCTCGCAGGAGGCACATCGCGCCCGTTGAATGATCTGGCCGTTTTGCTTGCTGCATTGCCGCTGCTTTATCTCACATTGGCGACCAGTGCGAAGTGGCCGCTTGCCTGGACAGCTAAGCTGGCGCTTGGCCTATTCGGCGTTGCTCTTCTGCAATTGATACCTTTGCCGCCGTCAATCTGGACCGCACTGCCCGGACGCGAGCTAGCCGCCGCGTCGTTGGTTGCATCGGGAAATGAGCTGGGCTGGCGGCCAATTGCTCTAGATCCCGGCGCCGCGGCAATCGGTCTGCTTACCTTGGTTGCCCCGCTGGTGCTGCATATCGCGGTGACACGCTTGGATGGAAAGTCGATCAAGCGCCTGCTTGCCTTGGTCGCTGGATTTGCTCTGCTCAGCGCGGCATTGGGCATTGTCCAGCGCGTCTCGGGCGGCTTCTCGCTTTATGCCACAGAACATGCGGGCACCGCGACCGGAATGTTCACGAACCGCAACCATCATGCTGATTTGCTGATTGCGGGAATGCTGCTGACCATCGCCTTGCTGCCAACGCGGCATTTCCGCCAATATAAATACATTGCCACGATGGGGGTTATATTCCTGCTGTTCGCAATAATTTCCACCACATCCCGCGCCGGGATAGCTTTGTCGCTGCCGGCCGCGCTCGCCGCCTTGCTGGCCATCTGGCGGCCTGCAAAGAAGTGGTGGGCCGGGCTGGTGCTGGCTGGAATTTTGGGGTCAGTCGCGATTTTGTTTATCCCGGCGTTTTCGGACATCTTTGAAAGGTTCGGCATCGCTCCGGACGACCAGCGCCTGACCATGGCACGCGACAGCATTGCCGCAACCCGTGCGATGTGGCCGTTTGGATCGGGCTATGGCAGCTTTGTGCCAGTTTATATGGCTTACGAGGACCTCGATCTGCTCGAAACGCGCTATGTCGTCGCCGCCCATAACGACTATTTACAATTGGCGCTTGAAGGCGGTGTCGCTGGTGTCATCACCGCTGTTGCTGCGCTGGTCGCGCTCGCCCTGTTGGCGTGGAATTTGCTACAAGTCCGCGCAGACCGGCTTGCATGGGCCGCTTGGGGGGTAGCGGCGGTACTGCTGGCCCATTCGGCGCTTGATTTTCCTCTGCGCACGGGCACTCTCGCGATGCTCTTAGCATTATGCACAGCGGCTGCACAAAAATTGCCAACGGAATTGCGAAATGCGCGGCGGAATGGCAGTTACCGCTGA
- a CDS encoding lipopolysaccharide biosynthesis protein, with protein MADVRQRLLQASGASGVSLIARMLEQLLFVPVLLAAWSVELFGEWLLIAAIPVYLALLDFGVVQSGSNELAKRAGDGDEQNMARFFRDYSSAFLLWSLILFALLVVLVLVSPVSDWLRLSAISNGEAQGIFVLLIAGTLVSQNSLALIAGMRARRILPAGLLVRATGAFLRLGAAFIAVGLLDAGPIELAAILLISRIAEYGILALILAGRDLAPALNPFRKRTESLRGFLGSGMEFMLFPLAQSLILQGAVVVVGMTFGAAAVAIFVTHRTLSRMVSQVVQLAVVPLRAEAGLLQADEQKAELGAILLSVSRLTFWAAIIVAAGLMALGPWFFEVWTGGKILFLPILFATLLLATLFEALWSVSSTIRMGTNRHRPLAWSYLAVSLAGLVLMLGLSQTGSLSLLSIGIVMAELMMTLIAIPITLSLVGLQKRSFLLGHCRPPIAELGALWRRVVSGSR; from the coding sequence ATGGCTGACGTCCGTCAGAGATTGCTCCAAGCCAGCGGCGCGAGCGGGGTAAGCCTGATTGCGCGGATGCTTGAACAATTACTGTTCGTGCCTGTTTTGCTCGCCGCCTGGTCGGTTGAATTGTTTGGCGAATGGCTGCTGATTGCGGCGATACCAGTCTATCTTGCACTGCTCGATTTCGGGGTTGTGCAATCGGGATCAAATGAATTGGCGAAGCGCGCTGGCGATGGTGACGAGCAGAATATGGCTCGTTTTTTTCGCGATTATTCGTCGGCATTCTTGCTGTGGTCGCTGATCCTGTTCGCATTGTTGGTGGTGCTGGTGCTGGTCAGTCCTGTCAGCGATTGGTTGCGGCTCTCGGCAATATCCAACGGTGAAGCACAAGGCATTTTCGTGCTGCTAATTGCCGGAACGCTTGTTTCGCAAAATTCCCTGGCTCTAATCGCCGGGATGAGAGCGCGGCGCATCCTGCCGGCGGGCTTGCTGGTTCGGGCAACAGGTGCCTTTCTTCGGCTTGGGGCAGCGTTCATCGCGGTTGGGTTGCTGGACGCTGGGCCAATCGAGCTCGCTGCGATCCTGCTTATCAGCCGGATCGCAGAATATGGAATTCTGGCGCTTATTCTCGCTGGCAGGGATCTAGCGCCCGCGCTTAATCCGTTTCGCAAACGGACCGAGAGCCTGCGCGGGTTTCTTGGCAGCGGAATGGAATTCATGCTGTTCCCGCTAGCCCAATCGCTCATCCTGCAAGGGGCGGTAGTGGTGGTTGGCATGACTTTTGGAGCTGCGGCGGTCGCAATTTTCGTTACCCACAGGACGCTTTCGCGGATGGTATCGCAAGTGGTCCAATTGGCGGTCGTGCCGCTTCGGGCCGAGGCAGGCCTGTTGCAAGCGGACGAACAAAAGGCTGAATTGGGCGCGATCTTGCTTAGCGTTTCTCGGCTGACTTTCTGGGCCGCGATCATCGTTGCTGCGGGATTGATGGCGCTCGGACCGTGGTTTTTTGAAGTCTGGACTGGCGGGAAAATCCTGTTTCTGCCCATTCTGTTTGCCACCTTGTTATTGGCCACTTTGTTCGAAGCTTTGTGGTCGGTTTCCTCAACAATCCGGATGGGGACAAACCGGCACCGCCCACTGGCATGGAGTTATCTGGCAGTAAGCCTTGCCGGACTGGTCCTTATGCTTGGCTTGTCGCAAACAGGCTCATTGTCGTTGCTATCCATTGGCATAGTCATGGCCGAACTGATGATGACGCTTATCGCGATACCGATCACGCTTTCACTGGTCGGCTTGCAGAAACGCTCGTTCCTGCTTGGCCACTGCCGCCCTCCGATTGCAGAGCTTGGCGCATTATGGCGACGGGTTGTTTCAGGCTCTCGGTGA
- the gmd gene encoding GDP-mannose 4,6-dehydratase yields the protein MEQSDEISGVGKRALVTGITGQDGAYLARLLLEKGYEVHGIKRRSSSFNTGRIEDIYEDPHVPDPRLILHYGDLTDATNLIRIVQETQPHEIYNLAAQSHVQVSFETPEYTANSDAMGTLRLLEAIRILKLEGSTRFYQASTSEMYGTAQEVPQTETTPFQPRSPYAVAKLYAYWITVNYREAYGIHASNGILFNHESPLRGETFVTRKITRAVAAIAFGKQDRLYLGNLDAKRDWGHAKEYVRGMWLMLQQDVPDDYVLATGHTTSVRDFTRWAFADAGIEIEFRGEGLKEQGVCKKSGRVLAEIDPRYFRPTEVDLLIGDASKAHNKLGWQHETGVRELAREMVKADLELMGNTPNPSPPHG from the coding sequence ATGGAGCAATCTGACGAAATAAGCGGGGTAGGCAAGCGGGCCTTAGTCACCGGCATTACTGGGCAAGATGGTGCCTATCTGGCCCGGCTGCTACTGGAGAAGGGCTATGAGGTGCACGGCATCAAGCGGCGTTCCTCATCCTTTAACACCGGCAGGATAGAGGACATATACGAAGATCCGCATGTGCCCGATCCGCGCCTGATCCTGCATTATGGCGATCTGACCGATGCGACCAATCTTATCCGTATCGTACAAGAAACGCAGCCGCACGAAATCTACAATCTGGCCGCGCAAAGCCATGTTCAGGTCAGCTTTGAAACGCCTGAATACACCGCCAATTCGGATGCGATGGGCACGCTGCGTTTGCTCGAAGCGATCCGCATTCTAAAGCTGGAGGGCAGCACGCGGTTCTATCAGGCCTCAACATCGGAAATGTATGGCACAGCGCAAGAAGTGCCACAAACCGAAACCACCCCTTTTCAGCCGCGCAGCCCCTATGCCGTTGCCAAGCTTTACGCCTATTGGATCACGGTCAATTACCGCGAGGCGTACGGTATTCACGCGTCCAACGGCATTCTGTTCAATCATGAAAGCCCGCTGAGAGGCGAAACCTTCGTAACGCGCAAGATCACTCGCGCGGTCGCCGCGATTGCTTTTGGCAAGCAGGATCGCCTCTATCTCGGCAATCTGGATGCCAAGCGTGATTGGGGGCACGCTAAGGAATATGTGCGCGGGATGTGGCTGATGCTGCAGCAGGATGTGCCAGATGATTACGTGCTGGCCACCGGCCACACTACGTCGGTGCGCGACTTCACTAGATGGGCCTTTGCCGACGCAGGTATCGAAATAGAATTTCGCGGAGAAGGCCTGAAGGAGCAAGGCGTGTGCAAGAAAAGCGGGCGGGTTCTGGCCGAAATCGACCCAAGATATTTCCGCCCGACCGAAGTTGACCTGCTCATCGGTGATGCCAGCAAAGCGCACAACAAGCTCGGCTGGCAGCACGAAACCGGAGTGCGCGAATTGGCGCGCGAAATGGTCAAAGCCGATCTGGAATTGATGGGCAACACCCCCAATCCAAGTCCACCACACGGCTGA